A stretch of Microthrixaceae bacterium DNA encodes these proteins:
- a CDS encoding 1-acyl-sn-glycerol-3-phosphate acyltransferase: MANPPHPARRPLLRDRIITAIARMLTWAFFRTVETEGPEPPSGPVILAASHLYGFVDPVVLVAELGHLPRYLAKATLWKTAAARPLLDFARVIPVHRQADGSTESNSAMFADAVGALRGGSMVAVFPEGTTHDEPSIRPLRTGVARIALQAAGEGVQGVRIVPVGVTYEDKVAVRGRALVSYGKPILVEADAALLGADGAPDHARVQELTARLQADIESLTPHFDTTEESLALSAAATVSLRDDDEENLVVPLAAVSGRARRLAQAPASRRAELVALVARYRMLLGFVAVDDEDVVHGVTLAGLARRIAVLAAVVVVLSPLALAGLFANLIPALLVLAAGLVPRAPVSKGTVRVLVAALTFPAMWLYLALRDAGSGWVPDLIRSVTAPVEAVVGPNPADRAGALANVVVLVAAPVFGVIALVIVERARALVTSIVRWRTLLDRRGQMDEVSERRSEVVALTRELLEGPR, encoded by the coding sequence GTGGCGAACCCGCCTCATCCCGCACGCCGTCCCCTGCTGCGAGACCGCATCATCACCGCCATCGCCCGCATGTTGACGTGGGCCTTCTTCCGCACGGTGGAGACCGAGGGGCCCGAGCCGCCATCTGGTCCGGTGATCCTGGCCGCCAGCCACCTCTACGGGTTCGTAGACCCGGTGGTGTTGGTGGCCGAGCTCGGTCACCTGCCCCGTTACCTGGCCAAGGCCACCCTGTGGAAGACGGCGGCGGCGCGGCCGCTGCTCGACTTCGCCCGGGTCATCCCGGTGCACCGCCAAGCCGACGGCTCCACCGAGTCCAACTCCGCCATGTTCGCCGACGCGGTCGGCGCTCTGCGGGGCGGCTCGATGGTGGCGGTGTTCCCCGAGGGCACCACCCATGACGAGCCTTCCATCCGACCGTTGCGCACCGGCGTGGCTCGCATCGCCCTCCAAGCTGCGGGCGAAGGGGTGCAGGGTGTGAGGATCGTGCCGGTCGGTGTCACCTACGAGGACAAGGTGGCGGTGCGGGGCCGGGCCCTGGTCAGCTACGGCAAGCCGATCTTGGTGGAGGCCGATGCCGCGCTGTTGGGAGCCGACGGCGCCCCCGACCACGCCAGGGTCCAGGAGCTGACGGCTCGCCTCCAGGCCGACATCGAGTCGCTGACCCCCCACTTCGACACCACCGAAGAGTCCCTGGCCCTCTCGGCGGCGGCCACCGTCTCGTTGCGCGACGACGACGAGGAGAACCTGGTGGTGCCACTGGCGGCGGTGTCGGGCCGGGCTCGACGTCTGGCCCAGGCCCCGGCGTCGCGTCGGGCTGAACTGGTGGCCCTGGTGGCCCGCTACCGCATGTTGTTGGGGTTCGTGGCCGTCGACGACGAGGACGTCGTTCACGGGGTGACCCTGGCCGGGTTGGCTCGGCGCATCGCGGTGCTGGCTGCGGTGGTGGTGGTCCTGTCTCCGCTGGCTCTGGCCGGCCTGTTCGCCAACCTGATCCCGGCGCTGTTGGTGCTGGCCGCCGGTCTGGTTCCCCGGGCCCCGGTTTCCAAGGGCACGGTCCGGGTGTTGGTGGCGGCCCTGACCTTTCCCGCCATGTGGCTGTACCTGGCCCTGCGAGATGCCGGGTCGGGTTGGGTGCCGGATCTGATCCGCAGCGTGACCGCCCCGGTGGAGGCGGTGGTGGGACCCAACCCCGCCGACCGGGCCGGGGCGTTGGCCAACGTGGTGGTGCTGGTGGCGGCCCCGGTGTTCGGGGTGATCGCGCTGGTGATCGTGGAGCGGGCGCGGGCGCTGGTCACCAGCATCGTGCGGTGGCGGACCTTGCTCGACCGTCGAGGTCAGATGGACGAGGTCAGTGAACGCCGCAGTGAGGTGGTGGCCCTCACCCGTGAACTGCTGGAAGGTCCGAGGTGA
- a CDS encoding Fic family protein — protein MRSPTPSSNWIHPFIDGNGRIGRARVNTILRRRQATRHVVIPLASAFVARRDRYFGSARLISLVTPVQ, from the coding sequence CTGCGATCGCCCACGCCCAGTTCGAACTGGATCCACCCCTTCATCGACGGCAACGGCAGGATCGGCCGAGCGCGGGTCAACACGATCCTGCGTCGGCGCCAGGCCACCCGTCACGTGGTGATCCCGCTGGCGTCGGCCTTTGTGGCACGACGGGACCGCTATTTCGGAAGCGCTCGGCTCATATCGCTGGTGACGCCAGTCCAATAG
- a CDS encoding IS30 family transposase: MPPELRRTLTWDRGSEMANHPAIAQATGIDIYFCDPHKPWQRPTNENTNGLIRRWLPKGTDLSIYTQADLDRIAHRINTIPRRSLGWTTAAHHYHHAVAMTG; encoded by the coding sequence ATCCCACCCGAGCTGAGACGGACCCTCACCTGGGATCGCGGCAGCGAGATGGCCAACCACCCCGCCATCGCCCAAGCCACCGGAATCGACATCTACTTCTGCGACCCCCACAAACCATGGCAACGCCCAACCAACGAGAACACCAACGGCCTTATCCGACGCTGGCTCCCCAAAGGCACCGACCTCTCGATCTACACCCAAGCCGACCTCGACCGAATCGCCCACCGCATCAACACCATCCCCCGACGCTCACTCGGCTGGACCACCGCCGCCCACCACTACCATCACGCTGTCGCGATGACCGGTTGA
- a CDS encoding type II toxin-antitoxin system RelE/ParE family toxin, producing MTEPAGPKAYVRLTDPAIDDLKRLMAADPQLVRLSLKKMILLERNPLAGKPLLGGLIGWRKLTVGNRAWRIVWRVTTDEAGSTVIDIAEIWAVGARADDEVYQEMQSRLDEAGPSAHTTALAEVISLLGRAAGTVSASTQPARVEPVPEWLARRLRTKLGMGEEEIAALTAEAAMERWETFLTGG from the coding sequence ATGACCGAGCCAGCGGGACCGAAGGCCTACGTCCGTCTCACCGACCCTGCCATCGATGACCTGAAGCGGCTCATGGCGGCAGACCCTCAACTTGTCCGCCTTTCTCTGAAGAAGATGATTCTCCTAGAACGGAACCCGCTGGCCGGCAAGCCGCTCCTCGGCGGCCTCATCGGCTGGCGGAAGCTCACCGTTGGCAACCGAGCCTGGCGAATCGTGTGGCGTGTCACCACAGACGAGGCGGGCAGCACGGTGATCGACATCGCCGAGATATGGGCTGTCGGGGCCCGGGCCGACGACGAGGTTTACCAGGAGATGCAGTCACGACTGGATGAGGCTGGCCCAAGCGCCCACACGACCGCGCTGGCCGAGGTTATCTCCCTCTTGGGGCGCGCCGCCGGAACGGTGTCGGCGAGCACTCAGCCCGCTCGCGTCGAACCAGTCCCGGAATGGCTGGCACGACGCCTGAGGACGAAACTCGGAATGGGCGAGGAGGAGATCGCCGCACTGACCGCCGAAGCAGCCATGGAGCGGTGGGAGACCTTCCTCACCGGCGGATAG
- a CDS encoding AbrB/MazE/SpoVT family DNA-binding domain-containing protein codes for MADVKNRRRGTSQVSSKHQVTIPVEALRASGIEAGDRLVARADGPGRVVFEREIDVVGQFSGALTGVYEPDELAHLRDEWD; via the coding sequence GTGGCTGATGTAAAGAACCGGCGACGGGGCACATCTCAGGTCAGTTCGAAGCACCAGGTCACCATCCCGGTCGAAGCGCTGCGGGCCTCGGGCATCGAGGCGGGAGATCGGTTGGTCGCTCGTGCCGACGGTCCCGGTCGGGTCGTGTTCGAGCGGGAGATCGACGTCGTGGGCCAGTTCTCCGGTGCTCTGACCGGCGTCTACGAGCCAGACGAACTTGCTCACCTACGTGACGAATGGGACTGA
- a CDS encoding helix-turn-helix domain-containing protein, with product MPANPLTASDREQIRAGIERGDSDACIARGLGRHRSTIGREIACNGGRAASPRPKRRSELTRHDCDQSTDAGR from the coding sequence ATGCCAGCTAACCCACTCACCGCGTCTGATCGTGAGCAAATCCGCGCTGGGATCGAACGCGGTGACTCCGACGCCTGTATCGCCCGCGGGCTGGGACGTCATCGCAGCACGATCGGACGCGAGATCGCCTGCAACGGTGGCCGAGCCGCGTCACCGCGACCAAAGCGCAGGTCCGAGCTGACAAGGCACGATTGCGACCAAAGCACCGATGCTGGTCGCTGA
- a CDS encoding type II toxin-antitoxin system prevent-host-death family antitoxin — protein sequence MGRSIAPDNTVSVTEASQRGVAALVREASSGQDVIVSRRGSPVAAVIGVSRLAELEELERDLRSAALVLSRSFADSGGRTSLDEAIASLGFDRATLESELAADLAAGRL from the coding sequence ATGGGTCGGTCGATAGCTCCAGACAACACCGTCTCGGTGACCGAGGCTTCGCAGCGGGGAGTAGCCGCACTGGTTCGTGAGGCTTCCAGCGGTCAGGATGTGATCGTGTCGCGGCGAGGTTCGCCCGTCGCCGCCGTCATCGGCGTGTCCCGACTCGCCGAGCTCGAAGAACTGGAGCGAGACCTGCGAAGTGCCGCGCTGGTTCTGAGCAGGTCCTTCGCAGATTCCGGAGGGCGCACGAGCCTCGACGAGGCCATCGCCTCGTTGGGGTTCGACCGGGCCACCCTCGAATCGGAACTCGCCGCAGACCTGGCTGCCGGACGCCTCTGA
- a CDS encoding class I SAM-dependent methyltransferase has protein sequence MSIDLAAARRAFSTYRGASAGTRAFVAARYVVAPLGPIAEEFRGRSGRVLSLGSGLCMLERYLAELEPGLHFDGLDLDPAKVELIARTRHLSPRVGLSMGDATRLGRAAPQVANATLRETGTGSDGGSHDSGGAGPEDPEDRYDVVLICDAMHHFAARDHAEVIRSVTDRLRPGGTLVIKDLDSGPAWKFHWNRIHDRIVAGPDPIWCRPPAEMAALVTDAGLTVERADRIDHTLTPYAHYLVRATRPAS, from the coding sequence GTGAGCATCGACCTGGCCGCGGCGCGGCGGGCCTTCTCCACCTATCGAGGAGCATCGGCGGGGACCAGGGCCTTCGTTGCCGCCCGGTACGTGGTGGCACCGCTCGGGCCGATCGCCGAAGAGTTCCGGGGCCGATCGGGCCGGGTGCTGTCGTTGGGGAGCGGGCTGTGCATGTTGGAGCGCTACCTGGCCGAACTGGAGCCGGGCCTGCACTTCGATGGCCTCGACCTCGATCCCGCCAAGGTGGAGCTGATAGCCCGCACCCGTCACCTCAGTCCCCGGGTTGGACTGTCGATGGGCGACGCCACCCGCCTCGGCCGCGCCGCGCCACAGGTCGCGAACGCCACACTCCGCGAAACCGGGACTGGGAGCGATGGCGGAAGCCACGACTCCGGAGGCGCGGGCCCGGAAGATCCCGAGGACCGATACGACGTGGTGTTGATCTGTGACGCCATGCACCACTTCGCGGCCCGCGACCACGCCGAGGTGATCCGCTCGGTCACCGACCGGCTCCGCCCCGGCGGCACCCTGGTGATCAAGGACCTCGACTCCGGCCCGGCCTGGAAGTTCCACTGGAACCGGATACATGACCGCATCGTGGCGGGCCCCGACCCCATCTGGTGCCGCCCCCCTGCCGAGATGGCCGCCCTGGTCACCGATGCCGGCCTGACCGTGGAACGAGCCGACCGGATCGACCACACCCTCACCCCCTACGCCCACTACCTGGTCAGAGCCACCCGCCCAGCCAGCTAG
- a CDS encoding PIN domain-containing protein → MGLTVLDSGVLIGFLDSNDAHHPASLEVFTDAHAGNDRLVLPASALAEILVGPSRRGTAAVGAVRELLDRLPIEVEPVGSEIAIAAAALRARHRSVKLPDALVIATAAHLDADLLVTTDRGWPTRAKLGLRGVVRAI, encoded by the coding sequence ATGGGACTGACGGTCCTCGATTCCGGTGTGTTGATCGGCTTCCTCGATTCCAATGATGCCCACCACCCTGCATCTCTCGAGGTGTTCACCGACGCCCATGCCGGCAACGACCGTTTGGTCCTTCCGGCCTCAGCTCTGGCCGAGATCCTCGTAGGGCCATCTCGCCGAGGAACGGCCGCGGTTGGTGCCGTGCGTGAGCTCCTGGATCGTCTGCCCATCGAGGTGGAGCCGGTTGGTTCGGAGATCGCCATTGCCGCTGCGGCTCTCCGGGCCCGTCACCGATCAGTGAAACTCCCCGATGCCCTGGTGATCGCCACCGCCGCTCACCTCGACGCAGATCTACTCGTCACCACCGACCGGGGGTGGCCCACCCGAGCCAAGCTCGGGTTACGGGGTGTGGTCCGCGCAATCTGA
- a CDS encoding transposase, producing the protein MAITERVRLALAYLREGVSTRGLARITSIPNTTLRDNINPVLAAFDQLEAVLPDGTVIESFDDVIRWCAQEGKVIIDGTDFTVARPGDQDLQRPFYSGKRKTHTTKTIAVCDSSSNLMWVTPLVAGATHDLTALRDASLPDHLAASNLAVLADSGFQGLQNDVPEIRLPTRRHGTAKTLTMVDRFFNTLLASKRVRVEHSIGRLKQWRCLTVPNQRRDLLERWLPICLALTTFQQAWPQSRNSARV; encoded by the coding sequence ATGGCGATCACCGAACGAGTCCGGCTCGCGCTGGCCTACCTGCGCGAAGGAGTGTCGACTCGGGGCCTGGCCCGCATCACCTCGATCCCCAACACGACCCTGCGCGACAACATCAACCCGGTGCTGGCCGCGTTCGACCAGCTCGAAGCGGTGCTGCCCGACGGCACCGTGATCGAGAGCTTCGACGACGTGATCCGATGGTGTGCCCAGGAGGGCAAGGTGATCATCGACGGAACCGACTTCACCGTTGCCAGACCAGGCGATCAAGACCTCCAGCGGCCCTTCTACTCGGGCAAACGCAAGACTCACACCACCAAGACCATCGCCGTGTGCGATTCCTCCTCGAACCTGATGTGGGTCACGCCGCTCGTCGCGGGTGCCACCCACGACCTGACCGCGTTGCGTGATGCCAGCCTGCCCGACCATCTCGCTGCGTCGAACCTCGCTGTTCTCGCAGACTCGGGCTTCCAAGGCCTTCAAAATGACGTGCCCGAGATCAGGCTGCCCACACGTCGACACGGCACGGCCAAGACCCTCACCATGGTCGACCGCTTCTTCAACACGCTCCTCGCGTCGAAACGAGTGCGAGTCGAACACTCCATCGGCCGCCTCAAGCAGTGGCGCTGCCTCACCGTCCCAAACCAACGCCGCGACCTACTCGAACGCTGGCTACCAATCTGCTTGGCCCTGACCACCTTCCAGCAAGCATGGCCCCAATCGCGAAACTCCGCTCGGGTCTAA